CATCTTTTGAACCAACGCCATCTTTTTCTTCCATAGCAAGGTCAAAACCAGCGATAATTGTGTGGAAGAATGGTGAAGTGTTGAAGAATTGAGTATGAACTTTCATCATTTCTTTCAACTCAGGAGTTCCATCTCCATACATTTTACGCAATTGTGGCAAGATCATGTAAAGGTAACCTGATGCTTGCATACGTTCGTAGTTCCATCCCAATTGGAAAGTGAACAAGCTACGTTTGTTAATTTGATTAAAATCTTCTTTTGTTAATTTGTAATTAGAATTCGTCATCTTCAATTTCCCCACTTTCTGATGGTGTAGAAGGTGCTGCTACAGCAACTTTTTGGCTGTTCTTGAAGTGAACAACCGCAAGGAAGATACCTACGATAGAGATACCGATCATAGACAATCCTTTGAAGTTGTTAGCAAAGCCAATTTTTTCAGCAACTTCAGCAGGAAGAGTGCCAATGATTCCAGCAACTGCTCCACCAAGACTTGTTACGTTTGAGTAAAGAACAGTCAACATAGCTGTCAAACCGAATCCCATAGCAAGGTAGTGAAGGTTACGTTTAACTGGAAGGTAACGAAGCAAGATTGCAAATCCAAGACCTGGAAGCATACGACCTGCAAGTGTCAAACCGTCTGCAACCCATTGGTATTCTTTAACAAGGTTTACAACACCTTGTACGAATTCTCCACCAAAAGCAAGAGCGAAGAATACTGGAAGGGCACGTGAAAGAGCCCATGGAATCGCACCAAGTAGGTAGTTGCGTTCGATTCCTTTGTAGTCAAAGCGTTCAATCGCAGCGTCAATACGGTGTGCGAAGAATGTAGTAGTCATACGACCAAGTACGTCGAAGTAAGTCAAAAGTGCTGCTACTGGTACAGCGATTGTAGTGATCGCAAGGTCTGTTTCTATACCTTGTGAAACTGAGAAAGCTGTCGCAAGAACCGCACCAGAAGTTGCGTCGATACGAGAAGCACCACCGAAGGTACCTACCCCAAGTACGAACAACTGCAAGCTACCACCGATAAACAAACCAGTTGTCAAATCTCCCATAACTAAACCAGTAATGAAACCAGCGAATACAGGGGAACCTGCAGATGAAACGATTGTCAACTCATCACAGATTTGATAAGCTGAGTACAAAGTGAGAAGTAAAATTTGCCACCATTGTATCATAACAATGACCTCCTAAAAATTTTTTCCTATTTTAATAAGCTCAAAAAGTCTGAAACTGGATCATTTGGAACCATTTGAGCAGTGAGTTTCACACCTTTTTCTGCTAGTTTGTGGAAATCTTCCACATCCTTGTCTACCACGTTGATAGAACGTGTGATAGAGCGAGTTTCTGGTGTTTGAGACATATTGCCGACGTTGAGTGTTTCAAGCGGAACACCTGCTTCGACCAAACCAAGGAAACGGTCTGGTTTACGTGCAACGATAAAGAGACGTTGGCTATCGTATTTACCAGCAAGGATATTTGCTGCTGCTTTCTCAACTGGCAAGATACTGAGTTTCACACCTGGTGGTGTCGCAAGTTTCAAACCACTCTTTTCAATATCGTTGTTAACAACTTCGTCGTCTACAACCATAATGCGTGAAACATTTAGTTTTCCAGCCCAAAGATTGGCTACTTGACCGTGGATCAAACGTCCATCGATACGGCATCCTACAATTGTCATAAGTTTTCCCCCTTTATGTGTTTTAGTGTAGGTTTACGAGTTAAATGAATCTCTTCTTTATATTCGCCCTCAGTTTCAAAGATGATGATGCGGTTAGCACCTTCCTTGAGATAACTATGAGGGATATAAAGTGAGAGGGTCGGGCCGACGTTCCAGAAACGCCCTAGGTGACGCCCGTTGACAAAGGCAACTCCCTTACCAAACTCAGACAAGTCTAAGTAGGTATCCTTCGGCTCTTCAACAGTAAAGTCGAAAGCGTAAAAGGCTGGTTGTCCTTCTGTCCATCCTTTTGAAAAATCAATCTTCTCAGGATTATCCAGTGGCAGTGGATATTGTTTCCAATTCAGTAAGAAATGTAGATCCTTGCAGACACCTGTTCGAATTCCTTTACGCTGCGTATCTGCCAAGAACTTATGACCGTAGTTGACACGCCCCATATTTTCAATCAAGATGTCAATCTCTGAAAAGCCTTCTCGATTGCCCTGACAGTAGATATCTTCACCAATCTCTGTCTGGTATTGAGTAGCAATCCATTGACCATCTACAAAGAGTTGAGCTCGGTCACGTCCATCGATGATACGGAGACGTTCCTCTTCTGCATCCCAACTTGCCTCAGTGCGGTAGAGAAGGTAGCCATAGCTTTGACCAAGTTCTTCCATCGCTTTTGGATAGAGGCTTTCAGTAGGACTAGAGAGACTATCCAGGGTTTCAAACAAGGAAACTTTTTCGACCAATGGAATGGATCCTATCTCCATGCTTTCCTTATAGAGTGGTTCCAACTGTGGATACTCTGGGAAGTGGGTTGCCATCATCTTCTTGACTGCTAAGTATTTAGCAGTTGGATTTCCTTCTTCATCGAGAAGGGCATCATAGTCGTAAGATGTGACTTGTGGCAAATCCAGAGTTCCTCGAGCTGAGCAACCATTCATGAAACCAAAGTTTGTTCCACCATGGAACATGTAAAGGTTGATAGAGCCTTGTTCCAATACCTCTCGAACAGCTTCTGCCAATTCTTTAGGATCACGAGTGATGATGGGTTCTTTCCAACGGTTGAACCAACCATCCCAGAATTCCATACACATGAGGGGCCATTTCTTGCCATGCTCATCAAAGAATTCCTGCATCTGTGAAAAGTTGTACGGAGCTTTAGAACCGAAGTTTCCTGTCACTAAGAGATCGTCTTCGATCAAGGTTCCGGCTTTCAGAGTAGCCCTCCATGGGCCATCTGAAGTAAAGAGTGGGCAATCAATCCCTCGGTCTTCCATCAATTTTCGAATTGCTCGTAGATAAGACTTATCTTCTCCATAAGAGCCATATTCATTTTCGACTTGCATCATAAGAATGTTTCCACCATTATCCAACAAGCGAGGCACAAGCCTTGGCAATAATTGGTCATAATAGCGAGCAACAGCCTCGATGTAGGCCGGGTCGGACGAGCGAATTCGCATGTCCTTTGTCAAGAGCCAAGCCGGCAAGCCACCAAATTCCCATTCCGCACAGATAAATGGAGACGGGCGTACAATGGCATAGAGACCCAAATCTTGTGCAATTTGAAGAAATCTCTCCAAATTTCTGGCACCTTCAAAATCAAACTCCCCTTCAACAGGTTCGTGTAAATTCCAAGCCACATAGGTCTCGACTGTATTAAAGCCAAGCGCCTTTAAGTTATAGAGAGAATGATACCAATCCTCTGCTGGAATCCTAAAATAATGAATGGCGCCGGACAAAATCTTGAACGGTTTTCCGTCTAAATAGAAATCGTCCTCAATTTTAAATCTGGTCATGTTATTACCTCTGACGAATTAAGTTTGCGCTTTCATTTATTATAATATTAACTATAATCAAATCTTTTGCATTTGTCAATAGGTTTTAGAAAATTATTTAAAATTTTTCTATTTTTTTACTTACCGTTTACCGAAATTATCTAAAAATAGCATGAAAACGATCTTTTTATGTATGATAATTCACAAGGTTATAAAATGGAATTTTTTACATGTAACATAACATTTTTAGTCTATTATTTTAATTTTTTTTACCTAAATACTACTATTTTGTCTGTATTTATGGTAGAATCAAAATTGGAGAAAGAGAATCGAGGTGAAATTATGGCTATTCCAAAATACCAATATATTAAAGATGAATTAAAAAACAAAATCATCTCTGGTCAATTTGCAAGTGGAGATAAATTTTATACAGAAGCAGAATTGATCGCGATGTATGATGTTAGTTCAATCACTGTTGTGCGTGCTTTGAATGACCTTGCAAAAGACGGCTATATTGTCCGCCAACAAGGGAAAGGGACTTTCGTTTCACGTGCCCGCAAGCACAAACTCGTTGAATTTTCAGATGTCGAAATCTTTGAAACAAAAGATGATAAAGTCACTGTCCTTTCTATCGAGCGCGGAAACAAGCTTGAATACCTAGAGAAGCTTGGATTACGTGGAGATCAGTTCTACTACAAAATTGAACGTACCCGTCAAACAAATGGCGTAACTTACATCTACCACACATCTTATATTCCTGAACAATACATCAATGCCAACTATCCAAATCTTGACTATTATAGTTCTATCTATAAACGTTTCAAATTGGATTACCGCATTCACATGAACGATGAACATTTTGAGGAAATCAATGAAATCGCATTTCCAACACCAGAGCATGTTGCTTCTGTACTTGGAATCGATACGCAATTTCCAACTGTCTTCCAAACGAAGACTACTAAACTTGAGGCTACTGGCCAAGTCCTCGCCTATAGTGAAACGTATAAGCGAGCAGACTACTACAAAATTAAATTCCTCTCATGTAATCGAGGTCATTAAGAGAAAGCTTGAGCCCAGCTCAGGCTTTTTCTATATTCATTATAGCACGAGAAAGAAGTTGTGAGAACGCTATGGAGGACTCTTATTTAATTAGTAGCATTTTTACTAAAAACAAGTTAAATACTTACTTCATTTTTCCTTCTATTTTGTCTTTTATTGGCAATTTTCTTCTAAATCTTATGTTTTCCTCCATTCATCAAATCTCACGGTCTCAAGCCAATGGCATTCAACGATGGTTTCTACTACGAGGACAAGGATGATGTTGAGTTTGACAAGGATGTCATCATCTCTTACTGGTCTAAAGGATGGTGGGGCTACAACCTTGCATCTCCTCAGTATCTAGCAAGCAAAGGCTACAAACTTCTTAATACCAACGGAGATTGGTACTACATTCTCGGTCAAAAACCAGAAGATGGTGGTAGCTTCCTTAAGAAAGCTATTGAAAATACCGAAAAAACTCTATTTAACCAGCTAGCTTCAACTAAATATCCTGAAGTTGACCTACCTACTATTGGTAGCATGCTTGCTATCTGGGCAGACAAACCAAGTGCTGAGTACAAGGAAGAAGAAATCTTTGAACTCATGACTGCCTTCGCAGACCACAACAAAGACTACTTCCGTGCTGACTACAATGCTCTCCGTGAGGAACTTGCTCAAATCCCTGCAAACTTGGATGGATACAGCAAGGAAAGCTTGGATGCCCTAAATGCAGCTAAAGAAGCTCTCAACTACAACCTCAACCGTAACAAACAAGCCGAGTTAGACGCTCTCGTAGCCAAACTCAAGGCAGCCCGCCTAGGCCTTAAACCAGCAGCAACCCACTCAGGAAGCCTCGATGAAAACGAATTAGCTGCCAATGTCGAAACCAAACCGGAACTCATCACAAGAGCAGAAAAGATTCCATTTGAAGTTATCAAGAAGGAAAATCCAAATCTCCCAGCTGGTCAGGAAAAAATCATCACACCAGGTGTAGAGGGCGAACGCACTCATTACATCTCTGTCCTTACTGAAAATGGGAAACAAACAGAAACGGTTCTAGATAGCCAAGTAACCAAGGAACCTGTGACCCAAGTGGTTGAAATCGGCGCCCCTATTACGCACAAAGGGGATGAACATGGTCTTGCTCCAGCCGCAGAGACAAAACCAAGACTGGACATCCAAGAGGAAGAGATTCCTTTCACTACCGTGACACGTGAAAATCCACTCTTGCTCAAGGGGAAGACTCAAGTCCTTACCAAAGGTGTTAACGGTCGTCGCAGTCATTACTACTCTGTAAGCACTACTGCTGATGGCAAAGAAGTGAAGACTCTTGTTGATAGCCTTGTAACGCAAGAAGCAGTGACACAAGTCATTGAAGTCGGAACCCTTGTTACCCATGTAGGGGATGAACACGGTCTTGCCCCAGCTGCAGAAGCAAAACCTAGACTAGACATCCAAGAAGAAGAGATTCCTTTCACTACCGTGACACGTGAAAATCCGCAATTGCCAAAAGGACAAAGTCAAGTCGTCGTTTCCGGAGTAAATGGTCGCCGTACCGTCTTCTACTCTGTTAGCACTACTGCTGACGGCAAGG
This genomic interval from Streptococcus oralis subsp. tigurinus contains the following:
- a CDS encoding PTS mannose/fructose/sorbose/N-acetylgalactosamine transporter subunit IIC, producing MIQWWQILLLTLYSAYQICDELTIVSSAGSPVFAGFITGLVMGDLTTGLFIGGSLQLFVLGVGTFGGASRIDATSGAVLATAFSVSQGIETDLAITTIAVPVAALLTYFDVLGRMTTTFFAHRIDAAIERFDYKGIERNYLLGAIPWALSRALPVFFALAFGGEFVQGVVNLVKEYQWVADGLTLAGRMLPGLGFAILLRYLPVKRNLHYLAMGFGLTAMLTVLYSNVTSLGGAVAGIIGTLPAEVAEKIGFANNFKGLSMIGISIVGIFLAVVHFKNSQKVAVAAPSTPSESGEIEDDEF
- a CDS encoding PTS sugar transporter subunit IIB, encoding MTIVGCRIDGRLIHGQVANLWAGKLNVSRIMVVDDEVVNNDIEKSGLKLATPPGVKLSILPVEKAAANILAGKYDSQRLFIVARKPDRFLGLVEAGVPLETLNVGNMSQTPETRSITRSINVVDKDVEDFHKLAEKGVKLTAQMVPNDPVSDFLSLLK
- a CDS encoding glycoside hydrolase family 35 protein, which gives rise to MTRFKIEDDFYLDGKPFKILSGAIHYFRIPAEDWYHSLYNLKALGFNTVETYVAWNLHEPVEGEFDFEGARNLERFLQIAQDLGLYAIVRPSPFICAEWEFGGLPAWLLTKDMRIRSSDPAYIEAVARYYDQLLPRLVPRLLDNGGNILMMQVENEYGSYGEDKSYLRAIRKLMEDRGIDCPLFTSDGPWRATLKAGTLIEDDLLVTGNFGSKAPYNFSQMQEFFDEHGKKWPLMCMEFWDGWFNRWKEPIITRDPKELAEAVREVLEQGSINLYMFHGGTNFGFMNGCSARGTLDLPQVTSYDYDALLDEEGNPTAKYLAVKKMMATHFPEYPQLEPLYKESMEIGSIPLVEKVSLFETLDSLSSPTESLYPKAMEELGQSYGYLLYRTEASWDAEEERLRIIDGRDRAQLFVDGQWIATQYQTEIGEDIYCQGNREGFSEIDILIENMGRVNYGHKFLADTQRKGIRTGVCKDLHFLLNWKQYPLPLDNPEKIDFSKGWTEGQPAFYAFDFTVEEPKDTYLDLSEFGKGVAFVNGRHLGRFWNVGPTLSLYIPHSYLKEGANRIIIFETEGEYKEEIHLTRKPTLKHIKGENL
- a CDS encoding GntR family transcriptional regulator; translation: MVESKLEKENRGEIMAIPKYQYIKDELKNKIISGQFASGDKFYTEAELIAMYDVSSITVVRALNDLAKDGYIVRQQGKGTFVSRARKHKLVEFSDVEIFETKDDKVTVLSIERGNKLEYLEKLGLRGDQFYYKIERTRQTNGVTYIYHTSYIPEQYINANYPNLDYYSSIYKRFKLDYRIHMNDEHFEEINEIAFPTPEHVASVLGIDTQFPTVFQTKTTKLEATGQVLAYSETYKRADYYKIKFLSCNRGH